The following proteins are co-located in the Paludibaculum fermentans genome:
- a CDS encoding DUF7948 domain-containing protein has protein sequence MIRLLCALALLFLALPLGATVPEFEPNAGQAEKQYLFLARAGGIRAYIADRGLELSTSSGTPARLSWSAGASGQTASLGEWKISEATGNTTHYCVQDKSSLCTKGVQSYRRLLRTDLYPGIDWELYGRNGQLEYDLVVHPGAKVGDVRLRVEGPPAEVAADGRLRAGAILHWQPEAYQIIRDKRVKVTAALRAAGDTEFEFVVGDYDAGHDLVIDPVVQGIAVSGGGAEDEILGFLSDSRGSCTYRYGTTRSADWHQLPAAGGRHVFVQLETAGSGGTTIFWGGEGEESVGGVDSDLTNCRLYLVGSTSSRNAPTLTGVYEHLTPKAYAGGATDGFMLKFSWEGLVFAGYLGGPGADRLYDIRTTASTGYEGAFLFAGETDDPAWNGTTTRRIGAGGKADAIVGVLDGTQISLLAIGGAGDDRLMRIRSAGDGFWALAGETDSPDFPIRDGASDSVKAAAGKDLWVGRTRLDLGELSILQLFGGSGDERFGGLAVLERQAFYLAGTTTSRDLPAASGAYHGGDSDGFVAFLDPLTAAPQAATYIGGSARDEIAALDTRGGDLYLGGTTDSDDLALPGLAAGEGVHGGLDALFVLCDAFGTPVRGIRLGGSADDRVLGILPDVFGKVFLAGSSDSREWLDELDPFHLISGGQDGYLAAVAFPAVSLSGFSNGMPGRLYLGRDLQTPLTVQTTSEPGMDGMLLVRSSDPSRLLVSPRDDLPGTSQILLEGTDQVGYYSSGRSFVLQALADSGEVEIVVEGRTSASPKGSYLRRSIRVTLTPSALFLTPPKELTVGLNSYFDVVISSAPLLPDGSPGPAQAPRAGLTSPLALISSDPAGLQIVRDSLRQVDSTGSYRLQAVGLRDGTYTLTPSSTQFPAGPGQFLTVRVDSSPALPGILPDRSLILAREHLTSFSINGRAGDQLQFTSEDPSRLVLGRDYYTFADTLTVTPKADDSGGNLVVAALAGEGTARVRVEGTYQGRPISQSMLVYLVPIKATFNTFPGRIGSGVQLYVQAQLQPQTAVPDVIDPLIPYMTLRPGSFANVQLRSSNPSVLQVTKSPYSTLNYTVLAAATGDAVLDFGSDAPPELAELRASIQVVAPRMDFGADVLRIPAGASLNIYTQASAFVSATALQTVRLRLSADTPLTLARWGQSGTDITVDFSGGYGVQIAANTAQAGQKATLYISAPGVPEFALPIRIVEAVLVPPAGEIHVTQRDGQPATDSAYFRFGAYDEGLVVVLPVGRIFSSTPLKVLTRMDPPGICEVTEKGELSSPGEVIAPFTCAGTGVTILSLQPVSGLTAAQPQFTIRIVSRPGTPSTIPIATRVLTGNGLQAQLPWNSSGAPISGTITSNDPGRVRLSFDAKAPGSAKLTVPANSYNSLFYVQGFASQGTATLTVETTDGRKAEILVYLFPPTLAVRPRTSSSSSGNLPVLSVNQPLSTKDFSLDLLPALVDPDSGKVFWGSGLSIRGGTDPAFVRARTSDSSVVQPVPPDALVSEGDASAPLNFQVKATGDAVLTVTQPEGFVEVPESSLRVHVFERQLAFSTAPFLSAELQIPVSVVAMGGGFQSGVSATLTSLKPDQLLISSDGATAGETSITAPLGNSIYLQAMSSAAPGGTVRVRLEAPGYAATEQQVEFLPAELQLQYPESPLKLSPLVSRTLGLRYGPVDGLGRISSQFNGSIRPGVRLPVRISSSDSNIVGVSTSEMTLDSYMGVGLLPVAPGRAQIHIDAPPQITNRVANLDAEVGLFEFSSLSLGRPVRYLVTGFNLTNPRPQPTSISVSGGEGVPLRFGTAASGPGAPAASTLLVTLAGKESRTVYMEPAGPGNSVTVRLNAPDFKPASSAMYLPDPQARFDPATPLNLSLANRTAQVAIVLDEATRSSNSLPLGTSFGPLKLQLESSNPQVVRVAVPSVEFAPGDSRRNVGLELVGRGDAVVTLIMPAAFAGASSVRSDLVVSVR, from the coding sequence ATGATTCGCCTTCTATGCGCGCTCGCCCTGCTCTTCCTGGCCCTACCTCTCGGAGCAACCGTCCCGGAATTCGAACCAAACGCAGGGCAGGCCGAAAAGCAGTACCTTTTCCTGGCGCGCGCAGGGGGAATCCGGGCCTATATCGCGGATCGCGGACTCGAACTCTCTACCTCCTCCGGTACGCCGGCGCGCCTGTCGTGGTCGGCTGGGGCCTCGGGCCAAACGGCTAGCCTGGGGGAATGGAAAATTTCCGAGGCCACCGGCAATACCACCCACTACTGCGTTCAAGACAAATCCAGCCTATGCACGAAAGGCGTCCAGTCCTATCGCCGGCTATTGAGAACGGACCTGTATCCGGGTATTGACTGGGAACTGTACGGCCGGAACGGTCAACTCGAGTATGATCTTGTGGTTCATCCGGGAGCCAAAGTCGGCGACGTCCGGCTTCGCGTCGAGGGCCCCCCGGCCGAGGTCGCCGCCGACGGTCGCCTGCGTGCCGGAGCCATCTTGCATTGGCAGCCCGAGGCGTATCAAATCATCAGAGACAAACGTGTGAAAGTGACCGCGGCCCTACGCGCCGCTGGCGACACGGAGTTCGAATTCGTAGTGGGAGATTACGACGCCGGGCACGATCTGGTCATTGACCCGGTGGTGCAGGGCATTGCCGTGTCTGGTGGAGGCGCCGAGGATGAGATCCTGGGATTCCTGAGCGACAGCCGCGGAAGCTGCACCTACCGCTACGGCACTACGCGCTCCGCCGATTGGCATCAACTGCCTGCGGCAGGAGGTCGCCACGTATTTGTGCAATTGGAGACGGCTGGATCGGGCGGCACGACGATCTTCTGGGGCGGAGAGGGCGAAGAATCCGTCGGCGGCGTCGATTCCGATCTCACCAACTGCCGGCTGTACCTCGTGGGTTCGACGAGCTCGCGAAATGCGCCCACTCTGACCGGAGTTTACGAGCATCTGACACCCAAAGCTTACGCGGGCGGCGCGACCGATGGCTTCATGCTGAAATTCTCCTGGGAGGGTCTCGTCTTCGCCGGCTACCTGGGCGGACCGGGGGCGGACCGGCTCTACGATATCCGGACTACCGCCAGCACCGGATACGAGGGCGCCTTTCTGTTTGCCGGGGAAACCGACGATCCTGCGTGGAATGGAACCACGACGCGGCGGATCGGGGCCGGCGGCAAGGCCGACGCGATCGTTGGGGTGTTGGACGGCACGCAGATCTCCCTGCTCGCGATCGGCGGCGCTGGAGACGACCGGTTGATGCGGATCCGTAGCGCTGGAGATGGTTTCTGGGCCCTGGCCGGTGAAACCGATTCGCCGGATTTCCCGATACGCGACGGTGCTTCCGATTCGGTCAAGGCCGCGGCCGGCAAGGATCTGTGGGTAGGCCGCACACGGCTGGACCTGGGCGAGCTATCCATACTCCAGCTCTTCGGCGGCAGCGGCGACGAACGGTTTGGCGGGCTCGCCGTGCTGGAAAGACAGGCGTTTTACCTCGCCGGGACGACGACCTCGCGCGACCTTCCTGCCGCGAGCGGCGCCTACCACGGCGGTGACAGTGACGGCTTCGTTGCATTCCTCGATCCCCTCACCGCGGCGCCACAGGCGGCTACCTATATTGGCGGCTCAGCGCGGGATGAGATCGCCGCGTTGGATACCCGCGGTGGCGATCTGTACTTGGGGGGAACGACGGATTCGGATGACCTGGCTCTGCCCGGCCTCGCTGCCGGAGAAGGGGTGCACGGCGGTCTCGATGCCCTGTTTGTGTTGTGCGATGCTTTTGGCACGCCGGTGCGAGGTATCCGGCTGGGCGGTTCAGCGGACGATCGGGTCTTGGGGATTCTGCCGGATGTTTTTGGCAAGGTCTTTCTGGCCGGATCGAGCGATTCACGGGAATGGCTCGACGAGCTGGACCCGTTCCACCTTATCTCAGGCGGCCAGGACGGGTACCTGGCGGCTGTTGCGTTTCCGGCTGTGAGCCTCAGCGGTTTTTCGAACGGCATGCCCGGCCGTCTGTATCTCGGCCGCGATCTACAGACTCCGCTTACCGTCCAAACCACGTCTGAGCCGGGCATGGACGGCATGCTGCTGGTGCGCAGCAGCGATCCGTCGCGGCTTCTGGTCTCGCCGCGTGACGATCTGCCGGGGACGAGTCAGATCCTGCTGGAGGGCACTGATCAGGTCGGCTACTACTCATCCGGCCGGAGTTTCGTGCTGCAGGCCCTGGCGGATTCTGGCGAAGTGGAGATCGTCGTGGAGGGGCGCACATCGGCTTCGCCGAAGGGATCCTACCTCCGCCGCAGCATCCGCGTCACCCTGACGCCCTCCGCGCTGTTCCTGACACCTCCGAAGGAACTGACCGTGGGTTTGAACTCCTATTTTGACGTTGTGATCAGCTCCGCCCCGCTTTTGCCGGATGGCAGCCCCGGCCCCGCCCAGGCGCCGCGGGCCGGACTGACTTCCCCCCTCGCACTGATCAGTTCGGACCCCGCCGGTCTACAGATTGTGCGCGACTCCCTCCGGCAGGTGGACTCCACGGGAAGCTACCGGCTCCAGGCGGTCGGTTTGCGGGATGGGACCTACACCTTAACCCCCTCGTCCACACAGTTCCCGGCCGGTCCCGGGCAATTCCTGACCGTGCGGGTGGATAGTTCACCAGCCCTGCCCGGGATCCTCCCGGACCGGTCCCTCATCCTCGCACGGGAGCACTTGACGTCGTTCTCCATCAACGGGCGGGCTGGAGATCAGCTGCAATTCACTTCAGAGGACCCAAGCCGTCTCGTGCTGGGCCGCGACTACTACACCTTCGCGGACACACTCACCGTAACGCCCAAGGCGGACGACTCCGGCGGCAATCTAGTGGTCGCTGCGCTGGCGGGCGAGGGGACAGCCAGGGTTCGTGTGGAGGGCACCTATCAGGGACGTCCAATCTCCCAATCAATGCTGGTGTACCTCGTGCCCATAAAGGCCACCTTCAACACCTTCCCGGGAAGGATCGGATCCGGAGTTCAGCTCTATGTCCAGGCGCAGCTTCAGCCTCAGACCGCCGTGCCGGATGTGATCGACCCGCTGATTCCCTACATGACCCTCCGGCCGGGCTCCTTCGCGAACGTCCAACTGCGCTCATCGAATCCTTCCGTTCTCCAGGTCACGAAGTCTCCGTATTCGACGTTGAATTACACGGTGCTGGCCGCGGCAACCGGCGACGCGGTTCTCGATTTCGGGTCTGACGCGCCGCCGGAACTCGCGGAACTGCGTGCTTCGATTCAAGTAGTGGCTCCCCGGATGGACTTCGGCGCGGACGTACTTCGAATCCCTGCCGGCGCGAGCCTCAATATCTACACGCAGGCCAGCGCGTTCGTGAGCGCCACCGCCCTGCAAACCGTGCGGCTGCGTTTGAGCGCGGACACACCTCTCACCCTAGCCAGGTGGGGTCAGTCTGGAACCGACATCACCGTGGATTTCTCCGGCGGGTACGGAGTGCAAATTGCGGCCAATACCGCCCAGGCCGGCCAGAAGGCGACTCTTTACATCTCGGCGCCCGGCGTGCCCGAGTTCGCCCTCCCCATTCGCATCGTCGAAGCGGTCCTGGTTCCGCCCGCTGGCGAGATCCATGTGACGCAGCGCGACGGCCAGCCGGCGACGGACTCAGCCTATTTTCGGTTCGGCGCCTACGATGAGGGACTGGTGGTCGTGCTGCCGGTCGGCAGGATCTTCTCCTCGACACCGCTCAAGGTGCTGACCAGGATGGACCCGCCCGGTATCTGCGAGGTGACCGAGAAGGGTGAACTCTCCAGTCCCGGCGAGGTGATTGCGCCCTTCACCTGCGCTGGAACCGGGGTGACAATTCTCTCGCTCCAGCCGGTCTCCGGGCTGACCGCCGCACAACCCCAGTTCACGATTCGGATCGTCTCCCGGCCGGGTACTCCGTCTACCATCCCGATAGCCACACGGGTATTGACAGGCAATGGCCTGCAGGCTCAGCTTCCCTGGAACAGCTCAGGCGCGCCCATCAGCGGCACCATCACCAGCAACGACCCCGGCCGCGTGCGTTTGTCTTTCGATGCGAAAGCGCCCGGTTCCGCCAAGCTCACCGTCCCCGCGAATTCCTACAACAGCCTTTTCTACGTCCAGGGCTTCGCTTCGCAGGGTACCGCGACCCTGACGGTCGAAACCACCGACGGGCGCAAGGCGGAAATCCTCGTCTATCTTTTCCCTCCGACCCTGGCGGTCCGGCCCCGCACGTCCTCCTCCTCCTCCGGGAATCTCCCGGTTTTGTCCGTGAATCAACCCCTTTCGACTAAGGACTTCTCCTTGGACCTGCTGCCCGCTCTGGTCGATCCGGACTCAGGGAAGGTGTTCTGGGGCTCCGGACTCTCCATCCGGGGTGGCACCGATCCGGCATTCGTCCGAGCCAGGACCTCTGACTCCTCGGTCGTCCAACCAGTGCCTCCGGACGCCCTGGTGAGCGAGGGGGATGCTTCGGCGCCGCTGAACTTCCAGGTGAAGGCAACCGGCGACGCGGTACTCACCGTCACACAGCCCGAAGGCTTTGTGGAAGTGCCCGAATCGTCACTCCGCGTGCACGTGTTCGAACGGCAGTTGGCCTTCTCCACTGCTCCGTTCTTGAGTGCTGAACTGCAGATTCCGGTTTCCGTGGTGGCGATGGGCGGCGGCTTTCAATCCGGCGTCAGCGCAACCCTAACGAGCCTGAAACCGGATCAGCTTCTGATTTCCAGCGACGGTGCCACCGCGGGAGAGACCAGCATCACGGCGCCCCTCGGAAACAGCATCTATCTGCAGGCCATGAGCAGCGCCGCGCCGGGCGGGACGGTGCGTGTCCGGCTCGAAGCCCCTGGCTATGCCGCCACCGAGCAGCAAGTGGAGTTCCTGCCCGCGGAATTGCAGCTGCAATATCCGGAATCTCCCCTGAAGCTGAGCCCCCTGGTCAGCCGGACCCTCGGCCTGCGCTACGGACCCGTGGATGGACTGGGCCGGATCTCCAGCCAGTTCAACGGCAGTATCCGTCCGGGCGTCCGGCTGCCTGTCCGGATTTCCTCCAGTGACAGCAATATTGTCGGCGTCTCCACCTCCGAGATGACGCTCGACTCGTATATGGGCGTCGGGCTGCTCCCGGTTGCTCCGGGACGCGCCCAAATCCACATCGACGCGCCTCCGCAGATCACCAACCGCGTTGCGAACCTCGACGCGGAGGTGGGGCTGTTCGAGTTCTCCTCGCTCTCCCTCGGTCGTCCGGTTCGATACCTGGTGACGGGCTTCAACCTCACCAACCCCCGTCCCCAACCGACTTCGATCTCAGTGAGCGGCGGGGAAGGCGTCCCCCTGCGGTTCGGCACCGCCGCGAGCGGCCCGGGCGCGCCTGCGGCAAGTACACTGTTGGTTACCCTGGCGGGAAAGGAAAGCCGCACGGTATACATGGAGCCGGCCGGTCCTGGAAACTCCGTAACGGTTCGCCTGAATGCGCCGGACTTCAAGCCCGCCTCCAGCGCCATGTACCTGCCCGATCCGCAGGCCCGGTTCGATCCGGCTACCCCGTTGAACCTCAGCCTGGCGAACCGTACAGCGCAAGTGGCCATCGTCCTGGACGAAGCAACCCGCAGCTCCAATAGCCTGCCCTTGGGGACATCCTTCGGTCCCCTAAAACTCCAATTGGAGTCGTCGAATCCACAAGTTGTCCGTGTGGCGGTTCCGTCGGTGGAGTTCGCGCCTGGCGATAGCCGCAGGAATGTCGGACTGGAGCTGGTCGGCCGCGGCGATGCGGTGGTAACTCTGATCATGCCGGCCGCCTTCGCCGGCGCGTCCTCCGTTCGTTCTGACCTGGTAGTGAGTGTCCGCTAA